A region from the Geobacillus vulcani PSS1 genome encodes:
- a CDS encoding peptidoglycan DD-metalloendopeptidase family protein, giving the protein MREEQKQSSLKRLFRKRWVFPAIYLSSAALIVAGALWFQASKEENTGKDNVAKNGTAQQENPAVPVNETVETIAMPVLDPNAVQVKTPFYDDKASEAEQEAALVFYDHTYHPNQGIDLVRQDGKTFDVTASLSGTVTKAEKDPILGYVVEINHEQGVTTVYQSLADVKVEAGDTVKQGEVIGKAGQSEFNKEAGIHVHFEIRKDGRAVNPIDYVNKPLTALTDKAEDNAGSDRAATNKEKELMPSDETTPADENPANEQPSADDHSTTPSDNNQDENNDASSYKTPDASIGMARA; this is encoded by the coding sequence ATGAGAGAGGAACAAAAACAATCGTCGCTGAAGCGTCTGTTTCGCAAACGCTGGGTATTTCCGGCCATCTATTTATCATCTGCCGCATTGATCGTCGCTGGCGCCCTTTGGTTCCAGGCAAGCAAAGAGGAGAATACAGGCAAAGACAACGTGGCGAAAAACGGCACCGCCCAACAAGAAAATCCGGCTGTTCCGGTCAATGAAACGGTCGAAACGATTGCGATGCCGGTGCTTGATCCAAATGCGGTGCAAGTGAAAACGCCGTTCTACGATGACAAAGCATCGGAAGCAGAACAGGAAGCAGCCCTTGTCTTTTATGATCATACGTACCATCCGAACCAAGGCATCGACTTAGTTCGCCAAGACGGCAAAACGTTTGATGTCACCGCTTCCTTAAGCGGCACGGTGACGAAAGCGGAAAAAGACCCGATTTTAGGCTACGTTGTCGAAATCAACCATGAACAAGGGGTCACGACCGTCTATCAATCGCTCGCTGACGTGAAAGTGGAAGCCGGCGATACGGTGAAACAAGGCGAAGTGATCGGCAAGGCGGGGCAAAGCGAATTCAACAAGGAAGCCGGCATCCACGTCCACTTTGAAATTCGCAAAGACGGCCGGGCGGTAAATCCGATTGATTATGTCAACAAACCGTTGACGGCTTTGACTGACAAAGCGGAAGATAACGCAGGAAGCGACCGCGCCGCCACGAACAAGGAAAAAGAATTGATGCCAAGCGATGAAACAACGCCGGCGGATGAAAATCCAGCGAATGAACAGCCATCGGCTGATGACCATTCGACGACGCCAAGCGACAACAATCAAGACGAAAACAACGACGCTTCATCCTACAAAACGCCAGACGCCTCGATCGGCATGGCAAGAGCGTAA
- a CDS encoding chromate transporter codes for MNQWHLFLAFFRVGMLGYGGGPSSIPLVRAEVVTKYRWMTDEEFAEILAIANALPGPIATKLAGYIGYRVGGALGLVNAVLATTAPTVVLMIVLLAALSSFKDTPWVAGMTKAVVPVVAVMLAEMTWQFAKQARTALGVWPATLLLAACFVALQWLGLHPALVIAVLLAAAFVGRSKPKAVDRDKGGERRVSS; via the coding sequence ATGAATCAATGGCATTTGTTTCTCGCCTTTTTTCGCGTCGGCATGCTCGGGTACGGGGGCGGCCCGTCTTCGATTCCGCTCGTGCGCGCCGAAGTGGTGACAAAATACCGCTGGATGACGGACGAAGAATTCGCCGAGATTTTGGCCATCGCTAACGCCTTGCCCGGCCCGATCGCCACGAAGCTTGCCGGCTATATCGGCTACCGCGTCGGTGGCGCCCTCGGCTTGGTGAACGCCGTGCTGGCGACGACGGCTCCGACGGTCGTGTTAATGATCGTGCTGTTGGCCGCCTTATCTTCGTTCAAAGACACACCATGGGTCGCTGGGATGACGAAAGCGGTCGTGCCAGTCGTGGCTGTGATGCTTGCCGAGATGACATGGCAGTTCGCCAAGCAGGCGCGCACTGCCCTCGGCGTCTGGCCGGCGACCTTGCTTCTTGCCGCTTGTTTTGTCGCCTTGCAGTGGCTCGGGCTTCATCCGGCGCTTGTGATCGCCGTGTTGCTTGCCGCGGCGTTTGTCGGCCGAAGCAAGCCGAAGGCGGTGGATAGAGACAAAGGCGGAGAAAGGAGGGTGTCGTCATGA
- a CDS encoding gamma-glutamyltransferase family protein, translated as MDYLYHPYSSQRMTVFAKNGVVATSQPLAAQAGLEVLKKGGNAIDAAIAAAACLTVVEPTSNGIGGDAFALVWTNGKLYGLNASGYAPKAISIEALKERGYTEMPKYGFAPMTVPGAPAAWAALSKRFGRLPLVEALAPAIAYAENGYPVSPVLGKYWAAAFRTYKEALRGPEFASWFATFAPGGRAPKIGEVWASPDHAATLRSIAATEAESFYRGELAEHIAAFSKQYGGFLTLEDLAEYEPEWVEPISVSYRGYEVWEIPPNGQGLVALMALNIMNGFDVPSMPDVETHHRQIEAMKLAFADGKAYIADRRYMDYNPDELLSESFAAMRRAQIGKEALTPEPGTPPKGGTVYLAVADGEGNMVSYIQSNYMGFGSGLVVPGTGIALHNRGHNFAFDAGHPNGLAPRKKPYHTIIPGFLTKGGTPIGPFGVMGGFMQPQGHLQVVMNTVDFDLNPQAALDAPRWQWMEGKTVLVEPHFPRHIAEALARKGHDIRVALDGGPFGRGQIIWRDPDTGVLAAGTEPRTDGAVAAW; from the coding sequence ATGGACTACTTATACCACCCCTATTCATCGCAGCGGATGACGGTGTTCGCCAAAAACGGCGTTGTGGCGACATCGCAGCCGCTCGCGGCGCAAGCGGGGCTTGAGGTGTTGAAAAAAGGCGGCAATGCTATCGATGCGGCGATCGCTGCGGCTGCTTGCTTAACGGTTGTCGAACCGACATCGAACGGCATCGGCGGCGATGCGTTCGCTCTTGTGTGGACGAACGGGAAACTGTATGGACTGAATGCGAGCGGCTATGCGCCGAAAGCGATCTCGATTGAAGCGCTGAAAGAGCGGGGCTATACGGAGATGCCAAAATACGGCTTCGCTCCGATGACGGTGCCGGGGGCGCCGGCGGCGTGGGCGGCGCTGTCAAAGCGCTTCGGCCGCCTCCCGCTTGTGGAGGCGCTTGCGCCGGCGATCGCCTATGCGGAAAACGGCTACCCGGTGTCGCCGGTGCTCGGAAAGTACTGGGCCGCGGCGTTTCGTACATACAAGGAAGCGCTCCGCGGGCCGGAGTTCGCTTCGTGGTTTGCGACGTTTGCGCCGGGCGGCCGCGCGCCGAAGATCGGGGAAGTGTGGGCGTCTCCGGACCATGCGGCGACGCTGCGCTCCATCGCCGCAACGGAAGCGGAAAGCTTTTACCGCGGCGAGCTGGCGGAACACATCGCCGCCTTCTCGAAGCAGTACGGCGGCTTTTTGACGCTCGAGGATCTCGCTGAGTATGAACCGGAATGGGTCGAGCCGATTTCTGTCTCTTACCGCGGGTATGAGGTATGGGAAATTCCGCCGAACGGCCAAGGGCTTGTCGCGTTGATGGCGCTCAACATCATGAACGGCTTTGACGTGCCAAGCATGCCCGATGTCGAGACGCATCACCGGCAAATCGAGGCGATGAAGCTGGCCTTTGCCGATGGGAAGGCGTACATCGCCGACCGCCGCTATATGGACTACAATCCAGACGAGCTGTTATCGGAATCATTTGCCGCCATGCGCCGGGCGCAAATCGGCAAGGAGGCGCTCACACCGGAGCCGGGAACGCCGCCAAAAGGAGGAACGGTCTATTTGGCCGTCGCAGACGGTGAAGGGAATATGGTGTCCTATATTCAAAGCAACTACATGGGCTTCGGCTCCGGCCTCGTCGTTCCGGGCACGGGCATCGCCTTGCACAACCGCGGCCACAATTTTGCTTTCGATGCGGGCCATCCGAATGGGCTGGCGCCAAGGAAAAAGCCGTACCATACGATCATCCCCGGCTTTTTGACGAAAGGCGGCACACCGATCGGCCCGTTTGGCGTCATGGGCGGATTCATGCAGCCGCAAGGGCATCTGCAAGTCGTTATGAACACGGTTGATTTTGACTTAAACCCGCAAGCGGCGCTCGATGCGCCACGTTGGCAGTGGATGGAAGGAAAAACGGTGCTCGTCGAGCCGCACTTCCCGCGTCATATCGCCGAAGCGCTCGCTCGCAAAGGGCACGACATCCGCGTGGCGCTTGACGGCGGCCCGTTCGGGCGCGGGCAAATCATTTGGCGCGATCCTGACACCGGCGTGCTCGCCGCCGGGACGGAGCCGCGCACAGATGGAGCGGTCGCCGCTTGGTGA
- a CDS encoding BsuPI-related putative proteinase inhibitor codes for MGKRKVIGIVAALAGMVAASALLVHVNADNRPQAKDHLLGPAPAGKPASAGGKGIIAGTLEPSLTYKKKNGVYVFTFTVKNQTERVQTVTFTSGKKYDYILYRDGKKVKQFSEGKMFTQIYEQRTLKQGEELSFQETFRGLKPGTYTLEWWLADKNWPNARAKVTFTVE; via the coding sequence ATGGGCAAAAGAAAAGTGATCGGCATCGTTGCGGCGTTAGCAGGGATGGTGGCAGCGAGCGCACTGCTCGTGCATGTTAATGCCGACAATCGGCCGCAGGCGAAAGACCACTTGCTTGGCCCCGCCCCAGCCGGCAAACCGGCATCCGCGGGCGGAAAAGGCATCATCGCCGGGACGTTGGAGCCGTCATTGACATATAAGAAGAAAAACGGCGTCTATGTGTTTACCTTCACAGTGAAAAACCAAACCGAACGCGTGCAAACCGTAACATTCACGAGCGGAAAAAAATACGACTACATTTTGTACCGCGATGGCAAAAAGGTGAAGCAGTTCAGCGAAGGAAAGATGTTTACGCAAATTTACGAGCAGCGGACGTTAAAACAAGGGGAAGAACTGTCCTTTCAGGAAACGTTCCGCGGCCTAAAACCTGGAACGTATACACTTGAGTGGTGGCTCGCCGATAAAAACTGGCCGAACGCCCGGGCAAAGGTGACGTTTACGGTCGAGTGA
- a CDS encoding chromate transporter, with amino-acid sequence MIYWHLFLAFFWPGILGYGGGPSSIPLIEHEVVDRYKWMTVNEFSEVLALGNSLPGPIATKMAGYIGYEQAGVLGAVIGVFASVAPSLVLLLALLGFLYKWKDAPQVKRLTAYIRPAIAVMLGIMAIDFFRESYEGAGFGQTVFLAAASTFLLFGKWRIHPAYVIALSLMYGAVFLS; translated from the coding sequence ATGATCTATTGGCATTTGTTTCTCGCCTTTTTTTGGCCAGGCATTCTCGGCTACGGCGGCGGCCCGTCATCCATCCCGCTCATTGAGCATGAAGTCGTTGACCGTTACAAGTGGATGACAGTCAACGAGTTCAGCGAAGTGCTGGCGCTTGGCAACTCGCTTCCCGGCCCCATTGCGACGAAAATGGCCGGTTATATCGGATATGAACAAGCCGGTGTTCTTGGTGCTGTCATCGGGGTGTTTGCCAGCGTCGCTCCGTCGCTCGTTTTGTTGTTGGCGCTGTTAGGGTTTTTGTACAAATGGAAGGACGCGCCGCAAGTCAAGCGGCTCACCGCCTACATCCGCCCAGCGATCGCTGTCATGCTTGGAATCATGGCCATCGACTTTTTCCGCGAGTCATACGAAGGGGCCGGGTTCGGCCAAACGGTGTTTCTTGCTGCCGCCAGCACTTTTTTGCTGTTTGGCAAATGGCGCATTCACCCTGCCTACGTCATCGCCTTGTCGCTTATGTACGGGGCCGTCTTCTTGTCGTAA